The genomic segment ACCTGCAGCTTTTCAAAGTTCAGTGACGTGCAACGTCGTGTGTTAGCAGTAACCTTTTCCATAAGACACAACAGACGCATCCCTGTGCTTCTGAATTTACCCTTTTGAGAAATCCATAATTTTTGACAGCTCAAGATTAATAATGTTTTGTCCAATAAACAGCTGACCTGAGCATTCGTGTGACTGATTACAAATAGCCTGCTTAAATGCCATTGTCAGTTGTTGGGAAAAAAAGACTAAGCCAATGGGAAAAAATGCTGCACAACTTCTGTTTTGTATCAGCCCAAGTAAACCAAATTAGAGAGGAAATGCTGTAAATTTTGAAGGTACTCAAGTTTAACGTCCCCAGAGAAGGTGAATGATGTTAACAGAACATTCGTTTGAGGACATTCAGGGATCTTTCAGATGAGGAAGCATCATTTGGCTCATAATTAATGTAGAGGGTTAGCAGATTTTCTTGTGGACCTCAAGCAAACATTTGTGTGAagtcattttcatttgcattttcaatGAGTAGACTCCATTTTTAACATCTGACCATACTCGCGTTTGAAGACTGAGTGCCACAGCTTGTGGCCTCCAGGAAAATCTCTCTTTTGAAGTTGCTTTGTGGAACTCCAGGGTGAAAGCAGGTAACTAAAGAGTGGAAATTGATTAAAGAGTAGATGTAATGGTTTCTGCCGGCAATCCGGAGATATCAggattcaaattcaaataattCAATATCCAGTGCCCACTTCAAGACGTACCTGCCTTGGTTCCTTCTGCAGTTGACGACACTCTACTGACATCTAGTGGTCATAATATGTAAATCCTGTTTGGGACCATTTCCAAGTTTGTGCCTCCAGTCAAGGATAATGGTGCAGGAGATGAATATTGAGATACTGTACTTCAAAAGAAGTCATAATAAATCAATGCAATGAGTGAAATTGTAACTAGCAACTAAGCTGAAATGAAATTCCTATGACCAAGAGTCGAGTAGATGTGTACGTAAAAGGCCCACATTTATCAATCGGAAACATTGCAAACATTGCTTAAATACCACATGATTCTCTTCCATCGATCTAATCATCCAttttcctgcagaaaaaaatattgttatcATCTGTTCCACAACTGCTTATCACCCTAGctggtcatgggtctgctgtaCCCTATCCCAGTTGGCTAAGGATGAAAGGGGGTTTACCCCCAATAACACGCCAGCTTATAGCAGGGCACAGATGACACCAAAAATATGTCAATTATTTATATTACAGGATTAAGATAGAAAGTGTTCTCTAATTATCCAACAACAATTCTAACTTTGAactgaaacaaaacatgacaataCAGTATGTTGTTTGCAAAAGAAACAATGTGTTTTCAGATCTTTTTCACAGTTTAAATTTGTCATTTACTTCAGCTGGAAACAGTGGCAACACCAAAGCTGGTGTGTGTTggattacaaaaacaaattgtcCTTTCTGTTTATCATCATAGTTCTCATGCATGttgtaagaaaaataacaaagttAGGAAATCACCAAAATCCCTGAGAACATTATGTATTATGCAATGTTCACACAAATATTGCACTTGTGCTGAGTAGATATTCAGTGTTGTATCAATGAGCCAGCATGAGCATAACCGGAAAACCAACGCAGCTAAATTACAGCGTAATAATTTTAGGTCTTGATTTTGTGTACACCCTCAATGTTCCAGGTGAAAAATGACCagccattaaaaataaatgggtgaGAGTATACTTAGTGTATAATTGTATGTAATATGAAGAATATAATACCAGCAATTATTATACAATTGAGGGAAAGCACATTCTCACACTTCTTTTTCCGCACCCCCAAAGGCAGGTCTCTTTGTGCACCTGCTCAAATGGTAAAAAGAATATAAAGCCACACCACTGCAAACATGATGTAAACACCTTTCTCAAACTCTGAAAAATAAAGGCTTGACGCCTTGTCTCGGTTTATTCTGCAGCAGCACAATGGCCAGACGATTACTACATAAGGCTTTGGACTACGTCTTGGATAGTGACTCTGATGGTAACAGCAGCAAGGACTCTAACAGTGGAGATGATTCGGTAATATTATTTGTCTCCTGTTTGTGTTCTggcattatttttttgtaatatggTGAGGTCTTCATGTGTAGATTTGggctttgttttctctttgctcTAAATTATGCTAAAGATGTGCTTTTGTGCTTATTTCTAACAATGTCAAATGATTTCAAAACAAATGTCTATGTTAAACTTCTAAATTAAGTGAAACAAATGGCACCAAACATTTAATACAAGTATTTTTAATAGTCAAAATCATACCTTTTGTTCAAGTTCAGGTCAGTGAGGCCTACAGACCATAAACCATAAATTGTAATTCAAGAATCTGAGTAACAAACGGATGAAACCCAACATTGGATGTATTTCTCTGGATTTATATCATCAGAACAAAAATACTATTGATAATAAGTaaagtttttatatatatatatatatatatatatatatatatatatatatatatatatatatatatatatatatatataaactttacttacttatatatatatatatatatatttatatatatatatatatatatatatatatatatttatatatatatatatatatatagagagagagagagagagagagagagagagagagagagagagagagagagagagagagagagagagagagagagagagagagagagagagggggggggggggtatatatatattcaaattcaaactttatttgtccccaagggaaAATCGAAGGGGGCAATTGAACATATATATTGTTCCCAACACATCCTATCTATACACTCACTACaatattatttgaaatgaaaggaGTAACTTCTTCATTCCAATGTAACATCAGACGCCCGTTACCACTGATAAAAAGACATGGACTTGAACGTCTGGTGACGTCAGGTGCGCACGTGCGGCACTTCCGGGTGTGACGTAGCGGAGGAGGGGCGTTGCTCTAAGCGCAGCATCCATCCAGACATAACGAGAAGACGGCGACAATGGCCGATGtatcactgtgtctcactaacGTCAGTGTGTCGGTAGGACAGAGTATGGACGTCGGTCAGGTCGGTGAACGGATTTTTGTGATAAGAACCAGAATGTGTCGTCATCGTTTCATCATTTCATTCGTGTGGCTAATGTCAGCCAGCATCTTTAGCTTGTTGTCACTCGTAGGTATTGTTATGTTGCtggagaaaatgtcaaacaggTAGCAAAACACCATCATAACAACCATTGTTGTCACATTTACCTCCCCAGGCTCAGAGCCCTCACCTGGGAAAACACTTTGAGAGGGTGGAACTGGGGGAGCTGCACAAGACAGAGGAGCAGAAGCAGAGGGAGAAGGCTCCACGCAGGATCATCCATTTCTCCAGCGGGGAGACAATGGAGGAGTACAGCACCGAtgaagaagagggagaggagaaagagccGGAGTGGACGGACCTGCTGTCCCCCCCTGTTGATGCGGTGAGAGTCAGGAATGGTGGAGGAATAaggaatttgtgtgtgtgggtacaaGGGAATACAGGGGAAATAGTGTTTATcggtgtctgtatgtgtgtgtgtgtaagagagaacACAATAAAATTGGGTTTTCTGTAAATTATACAAATACCTCTTTTACTAAACATCTTTTGTGTTTCAGTCAAAGCTGACTTGGGGTCCGTACGTCTGGTTTCACATGTGGAGAGCTGCAACCTCCACTGTCTCAGGTTTGTTCACCATCACCACTATTTACATCCAGAGGGACCCTGAGCCTCTCTCGTAACAACAGGGGTCTGTTGGTCACACGCAAGCACTACTGGATTGGAAATTTTGGAATTTATATAGGATGAATATATAAatccatattttaaaataatcttgtGCAAATGAAAGTGCATTTATTTTAGATAAATTATCTTAAACCTGAAATATGCCATAGTAATTAAACCCATAACATGAAGTTATTTAATGTTTCAGGGGAAAAAAGTAATCTACAAAGATCGCTTTTTATTTCGTCTAAATTTTGTCATCATTGATTAGTCAAAGAATTTTGCTGCTTCAACGATTATGGATTTTGACTGCTATTATCTTTTCCAGCCTGTGACTACCTTGGGGAGAGGATGGCCTCATTCTTTGGAATAACATCAGCCAAATATCAGTATGCAATTGATGAATACTACAGGATGAAGAAGGAAGTAAGCTGACGTTTTATGGATATCAGGTGGTGTTTTTGTGAGTTTGTATTTGGTTTGGCAGCTAATTTACTGTAAACTTTTGTCATttcagagagaggaggagaaggaggaaaatCGACTGTCAGAGGAAGCGGAACGATCCTTCGAACAGTTCCGGTCtcatgaagatgaagacgaagCCATTGCTATGACAGTGTTACCGGAGGAGGCCGCCGCTCGCGCTGATGTAACCTATAAGATAGAGAATGAAAGTCAGACCCCTTCGAGCACCATCATAGTTCCTGCAATCATCACAGCAACCTAATCATGCGTAGAAATGTTCACCACACTTGTATGTGTCTGTTATAGAAGGAACACTGTCTTGTTTCACTAAGCACTGATTGATTTGTGTCTGACACGGCTTTAGATGGACAGGTTGTATTCTGCTCATTTGGGGAGGATGATAGCGGTGGGAAGACTCCTGACTGCTAAGTGTCCCACTGCAGCACAGTAGCAACTCATAAAGTAACTGCAGGACAAATGgataaaaaacatgaacaagaaTATTATATGTATGAGCCAGAAAGTGTTACATCGTGTTTCAGTTTGTCTGCTAATACTTAGTTTAGTTGGTGTTGTTGGCTCATCCATTTTTTATGAAGCAGCTATTGCATCATCAGTTGGTACAGCAGCCTCTCAAATTGAAAGAGTTGCTGCAGAGTGAAGGTTAAATGTTGCTCTCCTGTGCCTTAATTGCCAATACAACACAATCAGTGGCAGATCCGGATGACATCCGTATTTGGGAATGATGTTAAATGTTTGAAGATGTAAAACAGCCTTTGACTCAGAGAGTACGCTCTAGCCTTTTGAAATACTTGATGCACAAAGAACAGCTGTTTTGTCCAAACCTGGTCCAACTGGTGCATTCCTGATACACTTGCACCAAAGAGCTGGATGTTTTAACACTCCTGCatctatttttgtttatttgtttgttttttctgtttttgtcctgtGTATTTTTATATCTATGTTCAACAAGCTCATATCACATTCCTCATTGAAGTTGAAACACTAAGGAGATTAGACACTGTATGAAATCACCCATTGACCAAAAAACTGACTGACATTTTATTAACAATGAAAACGGGTTTAGGTTTTCTATGTTGCTCTTCTTATCTGACTTATCTACTATGGAAATTAGCGCGGTAGATGAGGTGTGTCTACCTATCATTATGGCAGTGAGAATTGTTTCTCCAAATCTGTAGAGAAATGAGcagatgtaaatgtttttaagtacagtttttgatatttatgtttatttaactAGCAAGAGGCtcattttaagtgtttttctATTGATTTAGTAACACTGTAATTAtctattaataaaatcatgtttttttctttttctcccatgtttctttttcaaacagtatatattttagacaaattttaacacaatttttaaaaaatgatcctGCATCAGTGTTGGCAGATGTTCTGCTTAGTATTGCTTGTTGCTACAGTGTTGAGTTGTGTGAGTGATTGTATTTGTCCCTGGTAATAAAGAGCCTTGTGTTGTTCCACACAGAGTGCTCTGAGGTCAGAGACCTTGTCCTCCTGCTGCACAATGTGTCCATTCTGAAGTCAGAGCGGGTCTCTATGGCCCAGAATGACCTCCatgttatcaacacacacaatggaCAAAAATGTCACAATCTTAGTGACAAGCATCATGCAAAGGAGaagcttgtttttttgtgatgatgtgacacaTTACGTCTATTAAACAGTTTATTTGTCACACTGAAGAGTAGATTGGCTAAACCTAAAACATCTCCGCCGTCACCGTAAGAACTTTTGCCAGCTGAATTCAGTCATGCTGGTTTTTCTAAGGTTAGGAATGACCAATGTTGTTTACTATCCATCTATTGTGAAATTCTTTCTAATTACTGTGCCAGATTTTGTTGAGAATTCGCTCCATCGGGTGTTTGGTTACATGTTACACCATATCATTATGGTGACGGTGTGATGAGACATCTCATTTCTCACGGTCACATTGAGCAGCAATTCATGCCTCAGTCAGGCAAAACAAAGACGCTTCACACAGTATCCATCCTGAAAAACAATGACATCCACTGTCAGAGTGAACATCCAAGTCATGAAACATAC from the Antennarius striatus isolate MH-2024 chromosome 19, ASM4005453v1, whole genome shotgun sequence genome contains:
- the LOC137613366 gene encoding protein FAM177A1-like isoform X4 — translated: MADVSLCLTNVSVSVGQSMDVGQAQSPHLGKHFERVELGELHKTEEQKQREKAPRRIIHFSSGETMEEYSTDEEEGEEKEPEWTDLLSPPVDASKLTWGPYVWFHMWRAATSTVSACDYLGERMASFFGITSAKYQYAIDEYYRMKKEREEEKEENRLSEEAERSFEQFRSHEDEDEAIAMTVLPEEAAARADVTYKIENESQTPSSTIIVPAIITAT
- the LOC137613366 gene encoding protein FAM177A1-like isoform X2, which translates into the protein MADVSLCLTNVSVSVGQSMDVGQVGERIFVIRTRMCRHRFIISFVWLMSASIFSLLSLAQSPHLGKHFERVELGELHKTEEQKQREKAPRRIIHFSSGETMEEYSTDEEEGEEKEPEWTDLLSPPVDASKLTWGPYVWFHMWRAATSTVSACDYLGERMASFFGITSAKYQYAIDEYYRMKKEREEEKEENRLSEEAERSFEQFRSHEDEDEAIAMTVLPEEAAARADVTYKIENESQTPSSTIIVPAIITAT
- the LOC137613366 gene encoding protein FAM177A1-like isoform X3 — encoded protein: MSSTMARRLLHKALDYVLDSDSDGNSSKDSNSGDDSAQSPHLGKHFERVELGELHKTEEQKQREKAPRRIIHFSSGETMEEYSTDEEEGEEKEPEWTDLLSPPVDASKLTWGPYVWFHMWRAATSTVSACDYLGERMASFFGITSAKYQYAIDEYYRMKKEREEEKEENRLSEEAERSFEQFRSHEDEDEAIAMTVLPEEAAARADVTYKIENESQTPSSTIIVPAIITAT
- the LOC137613366 gene encoding protein FAM177A1-like isoform X1; the protein is MIHVNSRAHITRGVKGTSLEGNEPCSTMARRLLHKALDYVLDSDSDGNSSKDSNSGDDSAQSPHLGKHFERVELGELHKTEEQKQREKAPRRIIHFSSGETMEEYSTDEEEGEEKEPEWTDLLSPPVDASKLTWGPYVWFHMWRAATSTVSACDYLGERMASFFGITSAKYQYAIDEYYRMKKEREEEKEENRLSEEAERSFEQFRSHEDEDEAIAMTVLPEEAAARADVTYKIENESQTPSSTIIVPAIITAT